The following coding sequences are from one Lycium ferocissimum isolate CSIRO_LF1 chromosome 3, AGI_CSIRO_Lferr_CH_V1, whole genome shotgun sequence window:
- the LOC132048876 gene encoding uncharacterized protein LOC132048876 gives MYADRKVRELEFMEDEQVLLKISPMKGVMRFGKRGNESRRYLSTFEVLHRVGEVAYELALPPSLSGVPPVFHVSMLKEYHSDGSYIVHWDSVLLDKNLSYKEEPIAILDRQVRKLRSKEIASVKI, from the coding sequence atgtatgcggatcgAAAGGTTCGGGAGTTAGAGTTTATGGAGGATGAGCAGGTTCTtttgaagatttcacccatgaagggtgttatgcgaTTTGGGAAGAGGGGCAACGAGAGCCGGAGGTACCTTAGCACATTTGAGGTTCTCCATCGAGTTGGAGaggttgcttatgagttggctttgccaccAAGCTTGTCAGGTGTTCCTCCAGTTTTCCACGTGTCCATGTTGAAAGAGTACCATTCTGATGGTTCATATATCGTTCATTGGGATTCTGTGTTGCTTGATAAAAATCTGTCGTACAAGGAGGAGCCTATAGCGATTCTAGATAGGCAGGTTAGGAAGCTAAGGTCtaaagagattgcttctgttAAAATTTAA